From Vigna radiata var. radiata cultivar VC1973A unplaced genomic scaffold, Vradiata_ver6 scaffold_189, whole genome shotgun sequence, the proteins below share one genomic window:
- the LOC106778786 gene encoding reticulon-like protein B8, whose protein sequence is MSDKITAENLIESLVDTFVDKKKSVPFFEGDKSDSVGSQINRLFGREKPVHHILGGGKSADVLLWRNKKISASVLTSATVIWVLFEWLNYHFLTLLCFALVIVMLAQFLWSNASGFFNRQPSDVPRLVLPEELFVNIATVVGGEVNRGLRFLQDAACGGNLKQFLIVVGALFAGAVIGSWCNFISVIYIGFVAAHTLPIFYEKYEDEVDNFVYKVFGQMQHHYRNLDASVLSKIPKGKGKKHE, encoded by the exons ATGTCTGACAAAATCACAGCTGAAAACCTTATTGAAAGCCTTGTGGACACATTTGTTGACAAGAAAAAATCTGTACCATTCTTTGAGGGTGATAAGTCGGATTCAGTGGGTTCCCAGATCAATAGACTGTTTGGACGTGAGAAACCAGTCCACCATATTTTAGGGGGTGGAAAAT CTGCTGATGTTTTGTTATGGAGGAACAAGAAGATTTCTGCAAGTGTTTTAACTAGTGCAACGGTTATATGGGTGCTTTTTGAATGGCTTAACTACCATTTTCTTACTCTTTTATGCTTTGCATTGGTTATTGTCATGCTTGCACAGTTTCTATGGTCAAATGCTTCTGGCTTTTTCAACAG ACAGCCATCTGATGTACCCCGTCTTGTTCTTCCAGAAGAACTGTTTGTGAATATTGCAACTGTAGTTGGTGGTGAGGTTAACCGGGGCTTGAGGTTTCTTCAAGATGCTGCTTGTGGAGGAAACCTGAAGCAATTTCTCATT GTTGTAGGAGCTTTGTTTGCTGGTGCTGTGATTGGAAGCTGGTGCAATTTCATATCTGTCATCTATATTG GTTTTGTTGCTGCACATACCCTTCCAATTTTCTATGAAAAGTATGAGGATGAAGTTGACAACTTTGTGTACAAGGTTTTTGGTCAGATGCAACATCACTACAGAAATCTTGATGCTAGTGTGCTCAGCAAAATCCCCAAGGGAAAAGGGAAGAAACATGAATAG